A region from the Beduinella massiliensis genome encodes:
- a CDS encoding nucleoside hydrolase, which yields MLTLEQRLKTLECPEGPVDMVLDTDAYNEIDDQFAIAYAMHAPEKLNVKAIYAAPFYNERSEGPADGMERSYREIQKLLRLSGQEMEVFRGSTGYLTDESTFQPSAAADDLCRRAMDYSPYRPLYAVAIGAITNIASALLKNPEIADRIAVVWLGGNALEWHDNVEFNVRQDVAAARVVFGSGVPLIVVPCMGVASAFTSTGPELERWLGGKNALCDYLVQHTVEAADEYARGRIWSRPIWDVTAIGWLMNDRRRLMLDRLVPTPIPEYDHYYAQDARRPVCKFVYHIYRDALLSDLVAHITR from the coding sequence ATGCTCACGCTGGAACAAAGACTGAAGACGCTTGAATGCCCCGAGGGCCCCGTGGACATGGTGCTGGACACGGACGCCTACAATGAAATCGACGACCAGTTCGCCATCGCCTACGCGATGCACGCCCCGGAAAAGCTGAACGTAAAGGCCATCTACGCCGCGCCCTTCTACAACGAGCGCTCCGAAGGCCCGGCCGACGGCATGGAGCGCAGCTATCGGGAGATTCAAAAGCTCCTGCGCCTGTCAGGGCAGGAGATGGAGGTGTTCCGCGGCTCCACGGGCTATCTGACGGATGAAAGCACCTTTCAGCCCTCGGCGGCGGCGGACGACCTCTGCCGGCGCGCCATGGACTATTCGCCCTACAGGCCCCTGTACGCGGTGGCCATCGGCGCGATCACCAACATCGCCTCCGCCCTGCTGAAAAATCCGGAAATCGCCGACCGCATCGCGGTGGTCTGGCTGGGCGGCAACGCGCTGGAATGGCACGACAACGTGGAATTCAACGTCCGTCAGGACGTCGCCGCCGCGCGGGTGGTTTTCGGCTCCGGCGTTCCGCTGATCGTGGTGCCGTGCATGGGGGTGGCCAGCGCCTTTACCTCCACGGGGCCCGAGCTGGAGCGCTGGCTGGGCGGAAAAAACGCGCTGTGCGACTACCTGGTGCAGCACACCGTGGAGGCGGCCGATGAATACGCCAGGGGCCGCATCTGGAGCCGCCCCATCTGGGACGTGACGGCCATCGGCTGGCTGATGAACGACCGGCGCCGCCTGATGCTGGACAGGCTCGTCCCCACGCCCATCCCGGAGTACGACCATTACTACGCCCAGGACGCCCGCCGCCCGGTGTGCAAGTTCGTCTACCATATTTACCGGGACGCCCTTTTGAGCGACCTGGTGGCGCACATCACGCGGTAA
- a CDS encoding MFS transporter, whose product MTAKHSPLRFGLMEVGYWCAYGAFTTFCVSYVLELGMGASRVGFMAAAYTLCAFLGQFFWGALCDRSGAHRPLFALGCALLFLFCCLFFAHPLGPLGIVLYGAVGFIQQPVGALLDTWVIKSCLAEPHRFGHARALSTFAYALLMPLQGNLIRALGYGCMVAGAGLFLLLSLLACLLTADAPAVPRPARQARPSLRGAARAFYPLAGVLLLLFCMGMANAPQIQLTALLVAGVGGTVVHQSYVMFANSIAQSPVLMLSRRLFRVSAPRRLTAASGLFVLTLLCIAFARTPAQLTCCYLLNGLGSALYLPAMRQMMQELAPAGLQATAQGLGDATYQSLAGMCSTALSGVVVERLGVSWMVLLCLAVQVLSLCLLLAYCAGKRTGERPAVRAGR is encoded by the coding sequence ATGACGGCAAAGCATTCCCCGCTGCGGTTCGGCCTCATGGAGGTCGGCTACTGGTGCGCCTACGGGGCGTTTACCACCTTCTGCGTCTCCTACGTCCTGGAGCTGGGCATGGGCGCGTCCAGGGTCGGCTTCATGGCCGCCGCCTACACGCTGTGCGCCTTCCTCGGCCAGTTCTTCTGGGGCGCGCTGTGCGACCGTTCCGGCGCGCACCGGCCCCTGTTCGCGCTCGGCTGCGCGCTGCTCTTTCTCTTCTGCTGTCTTTTCTTCGCGCATCCGCTGGGCCCCCTGGGCATCGTGCTCTACGGCGCGGTGGGCTTCATTCAGCAGCCCGTAGGCGCCCTGCTGGACACCTGGGTCATAAAGAGCTGCCTCGCGGAGCCCCACCGCTTCGGCCATGCGCGCGCCCTTTCCACGTTCGCCTACGCGCTGCTGATGCCCCTGCAGGGCAACCTCATCCGCGCCCTGGGCTACGGCTGCATGGTGGCGGGCGCGGGGCTCTTCCTGCTGCTCTCGCTCCTCGCCTGCCTGCTGACGGCGGACGCGCCCGCCGTCCCCCGCCCGGCCCGGCAGGCGCGCCCCTCCCTGCGCGGGGCGGCGCGCGCCTTTTATCCGCTCGCGGGCGTCCTGCTCCTCCTCTTTTGCATGGGCATGGCCAACGCGCCGCAGATTCAGCTCACCGCCCTGCTGGTCGCGGGCGTCGGGGGCACGGTCGTGCACCAGAGCTACGTGATGTTCGCCAACTCCATCGCCCAATCGCCGGTGCTGATGCTCAGCCGCCGCCTCTTTCGCGTCAGCGCGCCGCGCCGCCTGACCGCGGCCAGCGGCCTCTTCGTGCTGACGCTGCTGTGCATCGCCTTCGCCCGGACGCCCGCGCAGCTCACCTGCTGTTATCTGCTCAACGGGCTGGGCAGCGCCCTGTACCTGCCCGCCATGCGCCAGATGATGCAGGAGCTGGCCCCGGCCGGCCTGCAGGCCACCGCGCAGGGGCTGGGCGACGCCACCTATCAGAGCCTGGCGGGCATGTGCTCCACCGCGCTGTCCGGGGTCGTCGTGGAGCGCCTGGGCGTCTCCTGGATGGTGCTGCTGTGCCTTGCGGTGCAGGTCCTCTCCCTGTGCCTGCTGCTCGCCTACTGCGCGGGAAAGCGCACCGGGGAGCGTCCCGCTGTTCGCGCGGGGCGATGA
- a CDS encoding TIM barrel protein produces the protein MALKVGIQLYSVKNAMAKDPIAAIGEVARAGYRYIETANHRADQDCGCGFGVSAESLKEKIAPYGSKVVSGHIFPMNEATIDPIIAYYSVLGAKYLINPMSVFRNRDEVLRACDGFNRVGRRIAQAGMRFCYHNHFHEFQRFGDKNVMELIMENTDPACVGIQLDTYWALRGGCDPVAFIEAHADRVCVLHQKDLAQDYDPPLNHLDKCGDVYITQDVFRDTVGDRRSIVEIGTGCMDIQKIIDAANRTGNIEYIILEQDQTQLDEMESIRVSMSCFRRFSGIDWN, from the coding sequence ATGGCACTTAAGGTCGGCATTCAGCTCTACTCCGTCAAGAACGCCATGGCCAAGGACCCCATCGCCGCGATCGGCGAGGTGGCCCGCGCCGGCTACCGGTACATCGAAACCGCGAACCACCGCGCGGATCAGGACTGCGGCTGCGGGTTCGGCGTGAGCGCCGAAAGCCTGAAGGAAAAAATCGCCCCCTACGGCTCCAAGGTCGTCAGCGGCCACATTTTCCCCATGAACGAGGCGACCATCGACCCCATCATCGCGTATTACAGCGTGCTCGGCGCGAAATATCTCATCAACCCCATGAGCGTCTTTCGGAACCGCGACGAGGTGCTGCGCGCCTGCGACGGCTTCAACCGCGTGGGCAGGCGCATCGCGCAGGCGGGCATGCGGTTCTGTTACCACAACCACTTCCACGAGTTCCAGCGCTTCGGGGACAAAAACGTGATGGAGCTCATCATGGAGAACACGGACCCCGCGTGCGTGGGCATCCAGCTCGACACCTACTGGGCTCTGCGGGGCGGATGCGACCCCGTCGCCTTCATCGAGGCGCACGCGGACCGCGTATGCGTGCTGCACCAGAAGGACCTGGCGCAGGATTACGACCCGCCGCTCAACCACCTCGACAAGTGCGGGGACGTGTACATCACGCAGGACGTCTTCCGCGACACGGTCGGCGACCGCCGCTCCATCGTGGAAATCGGCACGGGCTGCATGGACATCCAGAAGATCATCGACGCGGCGAACAGGACCGGCAACATCGAGTACATCATCCTGGAGCAGGATCAGACGCAGCTGGACGAGATGGAATCCATCCGCGTCAGCATGAGCTGCTTCCGCAGGTTCAGCGGCATCGACTGGAACTGA
- a CDS encoding Gfo/Idh/MocA family oxidoreductase, which produces MRTVKIGIIGCGGIAKQKHLPSLKADPRAELVAFCDLIEERAQWAAKEYGAPDAKVYTDYRELLRDPEIEVVHVLTPNRSHCELTCDALRAGKHVMCEKPMAKTYADAKKMLETAKETGKKLTIGYQNRFRPDSQYLKGRMPSLGEVYYARAHALRRRGVPTWGVFLNEYEQGGGPLIDIGTHALDLTLWEMDNYEPASVMGCAFKKLGKQENQGNILGHWDVDKYTVEDAAMGFITMKNGAVIVLESSWALNILDDRQAKCTLCGVDGGADMNDGLRLNYVVDDKMVVTKPDLEASGVDYFGGAEDTPGVLEARQWLDAVINDTEPLVLPEQAIVVTRILEAIYTSGATGRAVYFDED; this is translated from the coding sequence ATGAGAACCGTCAAGATCGGCATCATCGGCTGCGGCGGCATCGCCAAGCAGAAGCACCTCCCCTCCCTCAAGGCGGACCCGCGCGCCGAGCTCGTCGCCTTCTGCGACCTGATCGAGGAGCGCGCCCAGTGGGCCGCAAAGGAATACGGCGCGCCGGACGCAAAGGTCTATACCGACTACCGCGAGCTGCTCCGCGACCCAGAAATCGAGGTCGTGCACGTGCTGACGCCCAACCGCTCGCACTGCGAGCTCACCTGCGACGCGCTGCGCGCGGGCAAGCACGTCATGTGCGAAAAGCCCATGGCCAAGACCTACGCGGACGCCAAGAAGATGCTGGAAACCGCGAAGGAGACCGGAAAGAAGCTCACCATCGGCTACCAGAACCGCTTCCGCCCGGACAGCCAATACCTCAAGGGCCGCATGCCCTCCCTGGGCGAGGTGTACTACGCCAGGGCGCACGCCCTGCGCAGGCGCGGCGTGCCCACCTGGGGCGTGTTCCTCAACGAGTACGAGCAGGGCGGCGGGCCGCTGATCGACATCGGCACGCACGCGCTGGACCTGACGCTTTGGGAGATGGACAACTACGAGCCCGCCTCCGTCATGGGCTGCGCCTTCAAAAAGCTGGGCAAGCAGGAAAACCAGGGCAACATCCTGGGCCACTGGGACGTGGACAAGTACACGGTCGAGGATGCCGCCATGGGCTTCATCACCATGAAGAACGGCGCGGTCATCGTGCTGGAAAGCTCCTGGGCGCTGAACATCCTGGACGACCGGCAGGCCAAGTGCACGCTGTGCGGCGTGGACGGCGGCGCGGACATGAACGACGGCCTGCGGCTCAACTACGTCGTGGACGACAAGATGGTCGTCACAAAGCCCGACCTCGAGGCGAGCGGCGTGGACTACTTCGGCGGCGCCGAGGATACCCCCGGCGTGCTGGAAGCCCGCCAGTGGCTGGACGCCGTCATCAACGACACCGAGCCGCTGGTGCTCCCCGAGCAGGCGATCGTCGTCACCCGCATTCTGGAGGCCATCTACACGTCGGGCGCGACGGGCAGGGCCGTCTACTTCGACGAGGATTGA